One window from the genome of Peteryoungia desertarenae encodes:
- a CDS encoding AAA family ATPase, producing the protein MAASPDTTLEASHTRATGLDKVKRILNGAAIYGANASGKSNVIRALHFMQLMVTTSNQIQPDQESTLSPFRMRPDFADHPTKLEATFLINRVRYQYGFEITRRRVLSEWLLVYEKTKPQVWFSRTYNPKKEKYDYTYSDYFVGQKKVWETATRKEVLFLTTAVQLNNEQLRPLYQRIADDLVVFTDGPSIGFGFSARYMQSAANRDRVQSLIAAADTGISSISLETRAGKHFQVNFMSGNPEVQDTEVDVPQFGHVAEGEIYKFDFAEESAGTQILFELAGPILDILQKGRTLVVDELDRSLHPLLVLKIVQMFNDPELNQNGAQLIFSTHDVSLLDGGKLRRDQVWFTEKDNDQVSHLFPLLDFSPRKGEALEKGYLSGRYGGIPILG; encoded by the coding sequence ATGGCCGCGAGCCCCGATACGACGCTTGAGGCTTCACACACCCGTGCCACTGGCCTCGACAAGGTAAAGCGTATCCTGAATGGCGCGGCCATCTATGGTGCCAATGCCAGCGGGAAGTCGAATGTCATCCGTGCACTGCACTTCATGCAGCTAATGGTGACAACGTCGAACCAGATCCAGCCGGACCAGGAGAGTACCCTGAGTCCGTTCCGGATGCGTCCGGACTTTGCCGATCATCCGACCAAGCTCGAAGCGACCTTTCTGATTAATCGGGTCCGTTATCAGTACGGGTTCGAGATTACCCGTCGCAGGGTTTTGAGCGAATGGCTACTGGTCTATGAAAAGACCAAGCCGCAGGTCTGGTTTTCCCGGACCTACAATCCCAAAAAGGAAAAGTACGACTATACCTATAGCGATTACTTTGTCGGACAAAAGAAAGTCTGGGAAACCGCGACCCGCAAGGAGGTGCTGTTTCTGACCACAGCCGTCCAGCTCAACAATGAGCAACTGCGCCCGCTCTATCAGCGCATCGCTGATGATCTTGTGGTCTTTACCGATGGGCCAAGTATCGGTTTTGGTTTTTCCGCACGCTACATGCAAAGCGCTGCCAACCGTGATCGGGTGCAGTCCCTGATTGCCGCTGCAGATACCGGAATATCAAGCATTTCGCTTGAAACACGCGCCGGCAAGCATTTTCAGGTGAACTTCATGTCCGGCAATCCTGAGGTTCAGGATACGGAGGTTGACGTTCCCCAATTCGGTCACGTCGCCGAAGGGGAAATCTACAAGTTTGATTTTGCAGAGGAGTCGGCTGGGACCCAGATCCTGTTCGAGCTGGCGGGACCCATCCTCGATATTTTGCAGAAAGGCCGCACGCTTGTTGTTGATGAACTGGATCGCAGTCTTCATCCCCTGCTTGTCTTGAAGATCGTCCAGATGTTTAATGACCCTGAGTTGAATCAGAATGGGGCACAGTTGATTTTCTCAACCCATGACGTGTCGTTGCTTGATGGCGGTAAGCTTAGGCGCGACCAAGTCTGGTTTACCGAGAAAGACAATGACCAGGTCTCGCACCTGTTCCCCCTTCTGGACTTCTCCCCACGCAAGGGCGAGGCCCTTGAGAAGGGATACTTGAGCGGGCGCTACGGTGGCATCCCGATACTGGGGTAA
- a CDS encoding RloB family protein: MAKHHRFERSESRLTRRKGRKRPYDRMLIVCEGAKTEVNYFEAIRRDRRLPNTDIAVVPSNYGTSPLQIVEYAIDRFNQTKGFERIYVVFDRDDHLTYHNALAKAQATDKALKNDAGSKVAFKAIPSVPNFELWLLLHFRDVMAPIHRNEVYAELRKPVSYPAYVKNSRTVFQDTKDLIPVATARAEAIRALFTPHSGTDPYTDVDLLTGELLKIDRSY, translated from the coding sequence TTGGCCAAACATCACCGCTTCGAGCGATCCGAAAGTCGCCTGACCAGACGTAAGGGGCGGAAGCGTCCCTATGATCGGATGCTGATCGTATGCGAAGGTGCCAAGACCGAGGTCAATTATTTCGAGGCCATACGCCGGGATAGGCGCCTTCCGAACACCGATATCGCGGTCGTTCCGTCAAACTACGGAACGTCTCCACTGCAGATCGTCGAGTATGCGATTGACCGGTTCAATCAAACCAAGGGGTTTGAGCGGATCTATGTGGTGTTCGACCGTGATGACCACCTGACCTATCATAACGCGCTCGCCAAGGCCCAGGCGACCGATAAGGCGTTAAAGAACGATGCCGGCAGCAAGGTTGCGTTCAAAGCTATCCCCTCGGTGCCCAATTTCGAGCTTTGGCTGCTCTTGCACTTTCGGGATGTCATGGCTCCGATCCACCGTAACGAGGTTTATGCCGAGCTTCGAAAGCCAGTGTCCTATCCCGCTTATGTGAAGAACAGCAGGACTGTGTTTCAGGATACAAAGGACCTGATACCGGTGGCAACCGCCCGCGCGGAAGCCATCCGTGCGCTGTTCACGCCGCATAGCGGGACTGATCCCTATACCGATGTGGATCTTTTGACGGGTGAGCTGTTGAAGATTGACAGGTCGTACTAA
- a CDS encoding DEAD/DEAH box helicase: MNSLAEILESYRSAARSEREKGDYFERLIRVFLENDDIQKQYYSEVLPFGEWAKANGWKGNDTGIDLVARLADGSGYAAIQCKFYAPTQSIQKPDIDSFISASSNDVFTRLIIADTTQKEFGRNAIETLDKLSKDWNRIGIAELEASRIDWSQFIRTGNVSLAPKKQLRDHQSDALRAVVEGLQIADRGKMIMACGTGKTFTGLRIAEAIAGRGKRVLFMVPSLALMSQTVREWKNDCQEEFTAFSACSDAKVGRNADADSLDLNVHDLAFPATTDSEKIARQVLDASSDKMTVVFSTYHSIDVLSRAQRNHGLPEFDLVVCDEAHRTTGVTLKDEDDSAFVRIHSNAHVAAKKRLYMTATPRIFGDAAKRKADDHDAELASMDDETKFGKDLFHRGFGWAVENDLLTDYKVIVLAVDEGLISTTIQNRLKNGPELTLDDATKIIGCYKALTKADLAADVEFDPRPMRRALAFCQSIAKSKIIEDEFAKVVEEYTANEQIDDARNLDVEVEHVDGSFNANQRETLLNWLKADAGDNTCRILTNAKVLSEGVDVPALDAIMFMHPRKSQIDVVQSVGRVMRRAEGKKLGYVILPVAIPPNTKPEEALNDNERYKVVWQILNALRAHDERLDARINQAKIGEDISDKIELVRISSETELKELTAVVDDFATTKTKSAKNGAGIGQEEPSTRPTVSEPVQGDLVFDEFTRAIMAKIVDKCGTRDYWDTWAKDIAKIAQTHITRITTIVAKDGPERKAFLAFLDELQDDLNPEISEAEAIEMLAQHLITKPVFDALFKGSRFTKENPVSQAMEIVLGQLHEHNLEKESESLAKFYASVERRAADVKTAHGRQSLITELYDKFFKNAFPVLTERLGIVYTPVEVVDFIIHSVNDVLKAQFGQTLGSKGVHILDPFTGTGTFITRLLQSGLIAPDELEHKYKHEIHANEIVLLAYYIAAINIETVYHELAYGTLSANAPYDPFEGILLTDTFQMYEQERDMLANLLPDNSERRTRQKGLDIRVIIGNPPYSAGQGSANDNAANIPYPSLDAAIRDSYAAHSTATNKNALYDSYIRAFRWASERIGDAGVMAFVSGSAWIERSFADGMRKCLAEEFSDLYVFHLRGDIRKNMLSKGAAREGQNVFASGSMTGISIAVLVKNPKAQEKGVIHFHDIGSDLTTTQKLNMIRDYASIDGITSAGDWSTITPDENNDWLDQVDRSFEKFLIMGAKRGEEEGLFENYSSGVKTQRDAWAYNSSPGRLVENMRQMIEFFNREVDRYVEADQPENTDNFINWDPKRISWTRALKWDLEKRKKIHFDSAHLIQGLYRPFQIQWLYFDRRTNEMVYQMPRLFPNADAENRVIQVSGIGARAGFSALLSGKMPGLDTVEKGQCFPLYLYEKTNSNGSLFAAAGDQSSGLIRRHAITDDGLAHFQAVYLGETITKEDLFYYIYGLLHSVDYRERFANNLAKQLPRIPPVKTFADFAAFRDAGRALGDLHVNFETVEPYMVTFKEGDHRLINEAVANPVKFYRVKKMKFGAKGKEKDRTTVIYNDHITMQNVPLAAYDYVVNGKPALEWVMERQVVKTDKDSGIVNDANDYANETVGDPKYPLELFQRVITVSLETMKIVNGLPRLEID, encoded by the coding sequence ATGAATAGCCTTGCTGAAATATTGGAATCCTATCGTTCTGCAGCTCGTAGTGAACGCGAAAAGGGCGACTATTTTGAGCGCCTAATAAGGGTCTTCCTCGAAAACGACGATATCCAAAAGCAATACTATTCCGAGGTGCTGCCTTTCGGAGAATGGGCCAAAGCAAATGGATGGAAGGGCAACGATACCGGTATCGATCTGGTAGCAAGGCTTGCTGACGGATCGGGTTATGCGGCGATTCAGTGCAAGTTCTACGCACCCACCCAGAGCATCCAGAAGCCTGACATAGACAGCTTTATTTCAGCCAGCTCAAACGATGTTTTCACGCGCCTGATCATCGCCGATACGACCCAGAAGGAGTTCGGTCGTAACGCCATCGAAACCCTCGACAAACTTTCCAAAGACTGGAATCGCATTGGCATTGCCGAGCTGGAAGCCAGCCGCATCGACTGGTCACAGTTTATCCGCACCGGTAACGTTAGCCTAGCCCCGAAAAAGCAGCTCCGTGACCATCAAAGCGATGCGCTACGGGCCGTTGTCGAAGGCCTTCAAATTGCTGATCGCGGCAAAATGATTATGGCTTGCGGGACCGGCAAAACGTTCACTGGGTTGCGTATCGCCGAGGCTATTGCCGGTCGAGGGAAGCGTGTGCTCTTTATGGTTCCATCTTTGGCCCTCATGTCGCAGACCGTGCGGGAGTGGAAGAACGATTGCCAGGAAGAGTTTACGGCATTCTCAGCCTGTTCCGATGCTAAGGTTGGCCGTAACGCCGACGCCGACAGCTTGGATCTGAATGTGCACGATCTAGCCTTTCCGGCCACAACAGACTCGGAAAAGATCGCCCGCCAGGTGCTGGATGCGAGTTCGGATAAAATGACGGTTGTCTTTTCAACCTACCATTCCATCGACGTACTCTCCAGGGCACAGAGAAACCATGGTTTACCTGAGTTTGACCTGGTGGTTTGCGACGAGGCACACCGAACCACGGGCGTCACGCTGAAGGACGAGGACGACAGCGCCTTTGTCCGCATCCATAGTAATGCGCACGTGGCCGCTAAAAAGCGCCTCTACATGACCGCTACACCAAGGATTTTTGGGGATGCTGCCAAGCGCAAGGCTGATGACCATGACGCTGAATTGGCGTCTATGGACGACGAGACCAAGTTTGGTAAAGATCTCTTTCATCGTGGCTTTGGCTGGGCCGTCGAGAATGACCTGCTGACCGACTATAAGGTGATTGTTCTAGCTGTCGATGAAGGTCTGATATCTACCACTATCCAGAACCGCCTGAAGAATGGCCCCGAGCTCACTCTGGATGATGCCACGAAGATTATCGGTTGCTACAAGGCACTGACCAAGGCGGACCTCGCCGCTGATGTTGAGTTTGATCCGCGCCCAATGCGCCGCGCACTCGCGTTCTGCCAGAGCATTGCCAAGTCGAAGATCATTGAGGATGAATTTGCAAAGGTTGTTGAGGAATACACGGCTAATGAACAGATCGACGATGCCCGCAATCTCGACGTTGAGGTCGAGCATGTAGATGGTAGTTTCAATGCCAATCAGCGCGAAACATTGCTTAATTGGCTAAAGGCAGATGCCGGTGACAACACATGCCGAATCCTCACCAATGCCAAGGTGTTGTCTGAAGGGGTGGATGTTCCAGCCCTTGATGCCATCATGTTTATGCATCCGCGCAAGAGCCAGATTGACGTTGTGCAGTCGGTTGGCCGCGTTATGCGCCGCGCCGAGGGGAAGAAACTCGGCTACGTCATTTTGCCGGTTGCCATTCCGCCCAACACAAAGCCTGAGGAGGCCCTTAATGACAACGAACGCTACAAGGTCGTCTGGCAAATCCTGAATGCGCTTCGCGCCCACGATGAACGCCTTGATGCCCGTATCAATCAGGCGAAAATAGGTGAAGACATCAGCGACAAGATTGAACTGGTGCGCATTTCCTCAGAGACCGAGCTGAAGGAATTGACTGCTGTTGTCGATGATTTTGCCACCACCAAAACCAAGTCCGCAAAGAATGGTGCGGGTATTGGCCAAGAAGAACCGAGCACACGACCGACTGTTTCCGAGCCCGTACAGGGCGACCTTGTCTTCGACGAGTTTACCCGCGCCATCATGGCCAAGATTGTCGATAAATGCGGTACTCGTGATTACTGGGATACCTGGGCAAAAGACATCGCCAAAATCGCCCAGACCCACATCACCCGCATCACCACCATTGTCGCCAAGGACGGGCCGGAGCGCAAAGCCTTCCTTGCCTTCCTTGACGAATTACAGGACGATTTGAATCCTGAGATTTCGGAAGCCGAAGCCATCGAAATGCTGGCGCAGCATCTCATTACCAAGCCGGTCTTTGATGCGCTTTTCAAGGGTAGCCGCTTCACAAAGGAAAACCCCGTTTCCCAAGCGATGGAGATCGTTCTCGGCCAGCTTCATGAGCATAATTTAGAGAAGGAATCTGAAAGCCTCGCCAAGTTCTATGCTAGCGTCGAACGCCGTGCGGCAGACGTAAAAACCGCCCATGGCCGTCAGTCCCTCATCACTGAACTGTACGATAAGTTTTTCAAAAATGCCTTCCCCGTGCTGACGGAGCGGCTAGGTATTGTCTACACCCCCGTCGAGGTGGTGGATTTCATCATTCATTCGGTCAATGACGTGCTGAAGGCGCAATTCGGTCAAACACTTGGCTCCAAGGGCGTTCATATTCTCGACCCTTTCACGGGCACCGGCACCTTCATCACCCGCCTGCTGCAATCGGGGCTGATCGCGCCTGACGAGTTGGAGCACAAATACAAGCACGAGATTCATGCGAACGAGATCGTGCTGCTGGCATATTACATCGCCGCCATTAACATTGAGACGGTCTATCACGAGCTTGCATATGGCACGTTGAGCGCGAACGCTCCCTATGATCCGTTCGAAGGCATCTTGCTCACCGACACTTTTCAGATGTATGAGCAGGAACGCGACATGCTCGCCAACCTCCTGCCAGACAATTCCGAACGCCGCACTCGGCAAAAGGGGCTGGATATCCGCGTCATCATCGGTAATCCACCCTATTCGGCGGGCCAAGGCAGTGCCAATGACAATGCGGCGAACATTCCATACCCTTCTCTCGATGCCGCCATCCGCGACAGCTATGCCGCGCATTCAACAGCCACCAACAAGAACGCCCTCTATGACAGCTACATTCGCGCCTTCAGATGGGCCAGCGAGCGCATTGGTGATGCGGGTGTTATGGCCTTCGTCTCGGGTAGCGCATGGATTGAACGATCGTTCGCCGATGGGATGCGTAAATGTCTGGCTGAGGAATTCAGTGACCTCTACGTCTTTCATTTGCGTGGTGATATCCGCAAGAACATGCTCTCCAAAGGCGCTGCGCGCGAGGGGCAAAACGTTTTTGCTTCGGGCAGCATGACCGGCATTTCTATCGCCGTTCTGGTTAAGAACCCAAAAGCACAGGAAAAAGGTGTCATCCATTTCCATGATATTGGCTCGGACCTTACGACGACGCAAAAGCTGAACATGATCCGCGACTATGCCTCAATTGATGGGATCACTAGTGCTGGCGATTGGAGCACGATCACGCCGGATGAGAACAATGACTGGCTCGATCAGGTGGATCGTAGCTTCGAAAAGTTTCTCATCATGGGCGCGAAACGCGGTGAGGAAGAGGGGCTGTTCGAGAACTATTCGAGCGGCGTGAAGACACAGCGCGACGCCTGGGCCTATAACTCGTCCCCAGGTAGACTCGTCGAAAACATGCGCCAGATGATCGAGTTCTTCAATCGTGAGGTGGATCGCTACGTCGAAGCAGATCAGCCTGAGAACACAGACAACTTTATTAATTGGGACCCCAAGCGGATAAGTTGGACACGTGCGTTGAAATGGGACTTGGAGAAGCGCAAGAAAATTCACTTTGACAGCGCGCACTTAATTCAAGGGCTTTATCGCCCCTTCCAAATACAGTGGTTGTATTTTGACCGTCGCACCAATGAGATGGTTTATCAAATGCCCCGCCTTTTCCCTAATGCGGACGCTGAAAATCGCGTGATCCAGGTGTCTGGAATAGGCGCCCGAGCAGGATTTTCCGCTCTTTTGAGTGGGAAGATGCCAGGCTTGGATACTGTTGAAAAAGGTCAATGCTTCCCACTCTATCTCTACGAAAAAACGAATTCCAACGGCAGCCTTTTTGCCGCAGCGGGCGATCAATCCAGCGGCCTTATCCGCCGCCATGCGATCACTGACGACGGTCTGGCGCATTTCCAAGCCGTCTATCTGGGCGAGACGATCACAAAGGAAGACCTGTTCTATTACATCTACGGCCTGCTGCACTCAGTTGACTACCGCGAGCGTTTCGCCAACAACCTCGCCAAGCAATTGCCTCGTATTCCGCCAGTGAAAACCTTTGCCGACTTCGCTGCTTTCCGCGACGCAGGTCGTGCTCTTGGTGATCTGCATGTGAATTTCGAAACCGTCGAACCCTACATGGTCACCTTCAAGGAAGGCGATCACCGCCTTATTAACGAGGCAGTGGCAAACCCGGTGAAATTCTACCGCGTCAAGAAGATGAAATTCGGCGCTAAGGGCAAGGAAAAAGACCGGACCACCGTCATCTACAATGACCATATCACCATGCAGAACGTGCCCTTAGCCGCCTATGACTACGTGGTCAACGGCAAGCCTGCACTGGAATGGGTGATGGAACGGCAGGTGGTCAAGACTGATAAGGACAGTGGCATCGTGAACGATGCCAATGACTATGCCAACGAAACCGTTGGCGACCCGAAGTACC